The genomic stretch CCCATCATGACAGCGTCGCTGAGCAGGCCCCAGTCGGTGCAGACAATGCCGTCGAAGCCATAGCGTTCGCGAGCCAAGCCGGTGATGACCGATTTGTTGAAGCCGAAGCCGACCTCTTCATACTCGGTGCCTACGGGCATCCCGTAGTACGGCATGAGTTGGCTGGTGCCAGCCTCGAAGGCGTCCTCAAAGGGCTTGAGATGGTACTCAAAGTTGCCACCCGGGTAGACCTGTTCGCGGCCGTGGGCAAAGTGGGGGTCTTCGCCGTCCTTCTGGGGACCGCCTCCGGGGAAGTGCTTGGTCATGGTGGCCACGGAATCGGGGCCAAGTTTCTCGCCCTGGAAGCCGCGGATGTAGGCGGCGCCGAGCCTGCCCGTCAGTTCAGCATCTTCGCCGAAGGTGCCGTTCTGGCGTCCCCAGCGCGGCTCGGTGGCGAGGTCGATCTGCGGGTGCAGTGCCACGCGAAGTCCGACGGCGGCGTACTCCTGGCGGGCGATGTCACCAAACTTCTCAGTGGTTTCTTCATCACCCAGGGCGCCGAAGCCGAGGGTTTCCGGCCACTGCGAGAACGGTCCGGCCAGCATTGAGGCGCCGGGATTCATGGAGAAGTGGTGGCGCGGATCGGTGGAGAGCGTGACGGGGATGCCCAGGCGGGTGCTGGCTGCAACTTCTTGCACGGCGTTGTGCCAAGCGGCGAGCTCTTGGCCGGACGGTGCGGAGCCGAGGACGTTGAAGTGGGTCATGCCCTGTTTGAGGATCATGTCCGTGGTGCTGGGAACGTCAAACATTCCGTCCACAACGTCAACGCCGCCGTTGCTGCCGGGCATGATCATGGTGTGGAAAAACAGTCCCGCCTTGTCCTCAAGAGTCATCTGCTGCAGGAGGTTTTCGACCCGTTCTGCAACAGGCAGGGAAGCGTCCCGGAAGCTGGTGTCGACGGACTTGGCCTGCGGATCTACATTGTTCACGCGTGCTCCTACTTAGTGGATATTTCAAAACAGTATCCCGCTCAGTTTTCGCAGTCAAGAGGTGGGCAGAACTCGCTTTGGCTTATGCTGGCAAGATGGCTGCACGAGGATCCTACGCAAAAGGCATCGCCAAGCGCGATGAAATTCTAACCACCGCCCTGAGGGTCATTGCCGAAAGGGGCTACCGCAAGACTTCTCTTCGTGAATTGGCAACTGCGGTGGGGCTGAGCCAAACCGGACTTCTGCATTACTTTGGCACCAAGGAAGACCTCTTCATCGAGGTCTTGCGCCGACGCGATGAGGTGGATATGGACGCCTACGGTGTTCAGCTGAACCACAACGACGTGATCCGGGGAATTCTGGATGTTGTCCGGCACAACACCGACGTGCCCGGCCTGATGCACCTTTACACCCAGTTCTCTGCCGAGGCCAGTGAGGAAACCCATCCAGCGCACGGCTACTTCCAGGAGCGCACAGCTTTCTTCCAGCAGACGGTTGCCGACGCCATCAAGGCCCAACAGGCCGCCGGAGAACTGCCAGGTTCCCTTGATGCTGCGCATATTGCACTGATGCTGCAGGCTTCCATCGACGGGCTGCAGAGCCAGTGGCTGATGGACAACTCACTGGACATGGCCGCGCATCTGTCCCGATTGTGGGACGCCCTGGTCCGCGCCTGACGCCAAGGAAACCGGCTTCGCCGGCATGTGGGCCTGGTGGCGGCCTCGCGGCTTGGCCGGCCCTCCACGTGCGGGAGTCATTCGCCTTGGGCGGTGATCGTCGCCAGGGCCTGCCGCACCCAATCAAGCATCAGCTCGGGGCGGTGAAGCACCATGCTCCCCGTAACCCGCAGACAGGGCAGGCCCTCGATGAGCATCATGTTGTTGCGGACCATGTCCTTTACCCACCCGTCCTGAGTGTCGTGAAAATTGACCCCGTCCGTTTCCAAGCCGAGCAGCCCCTCAATCAACATGTCGACATCCCCCATGCCCTTGACGCGATACTGGCACTGCACGTTATACCCCTCTTGACGTAGGTAATAGCGGGCCATGGTCTCAATGATGGACATCGACTGAGGGTCGATCATGTCGATGATGGCTCGCGCCTTTGCGTCCTTCCTGCCGCTGAAGGCTGCTCGCAGCTGGGGGATGGTGCATTGCTTCAGGACCACTGCGGATTCCAGGACCGCCAGCGCCTCCATTTCGCTGCCACAATGGACACATTGGCGCAGGATGTCTATCAATGTCTGTGGTCCACTGACCCTGTGGACCACGCACCCTGGCACCGGGCGTCCATGCGCGGCAGCAACATGCGTGATCTTGGGCTCCTCGATGACCCACAGGCCAATCTGGGCCGCCTTGCTGAAGCATGTGCGTCTCGCCTGATGCTGAGCAAGGCGCACATCGAGGGGGTCCGCTCCGGGGAGAGCGTAGTAGCCGCGACCGACCTTGCGAACAGCCCCCGCATCTTCGGCCTGTTTGAGCTGCCATTCAGTGCAGCCCCGACTGAGCAGGTCTTTTCTTCGCGCAACCTTTCCAAGGCGCTCAATTTCCGCCACGACGGGCGGGCTCTTTCGTTCAATTTGAGTTGTCATGCGACCAATGGTTCCGCTGCAGCAGGTGGCGCGACAGCCCCCTGGGCACGATTGTGGATGGAAGTCAGCAAGGCTCCCCCTGTGGAGGAATCAAAGGCTTCTTAATGCGTACCATTTGGGACCTTACCCTGCGCATGCGCCAAGACGGGTTTGGGCATGCGCCGGATTGACCCCTGAAAGCTGCGCCTCAGCCGGGGCTGCGCATGTTAGCCACCCCAACCACGCGCATACCCCAAGCGACTTTTGGCATGCCCAGGATGACCGCAGAATCATGCGCATCAGCCCGCGAATCCAAGGCCCAGACAACATCCTGGGCCACCCCTGGCCAACTGTTCCGGCTCCAGCCACGCAGCAGGCAGGCACAAACAGCCACTCGTAAGGCCACGGAGCTCCATACTGACCCAGGTGTGCGCCCTAAATCCCACCGCAGCAAACTCCTCTAGGCTTTATGCGCGCCATCTGGAGCCCTACCGTGCGCGTGCGCCACGACGGGTTTGGGCATGCGCCGGATTGAACCCTGAAAGCTGCGCCTCAGCCGGGGCTGCGGATGTTAGCCACCCCAACCACGCGCATACCCCAAGCGACTTT from Arthrobacter stackebrandtii encodes the following:
- a CDS encoding TetR/AcrR family transcriptional regulator, translating into MAARGSYAKGIAKRDEILTTALRVIAERGYRKTSLRELATAVGLSQTGLLHYFGTKEDLFIEVLRRRDEVDMDAYGVQLNHNDVIRGILDVVRHNTDVPGLMHLYTQFSAEASEETHPAHGYFQERTAFFQQTVADAIKAQQAAGELPGSLDAAHIALMLQASIDGLQSQWLMDNSLDMAAHLSRLWDALVRA
- a CDS encoding glycoside hydrolase family 3 protein → MNNVDPQAKSVDTSFRDASLPVAERVENLLQQMTLEDKAGLFFHTMIMPGSNGGVDVVDGMFDVPSTTDMILKQGMTHFNVLGSAPSGQELAAWHNAVQEVAASTRLGIPVTLSTDPRHHFSMNPGASMLAGPFSQWPETLGFGALGDEETTEKFGDIARQEYAAVGLRVALHPQIDLATEPRWGRQNGTFGEDAELTGRLGAAYIRGFQGEKLGPDSVATMTKHFPGGGPQKDGEDPHFAHGREQVYPGGNFEYHLKPFEDAFEAGTSQLMPYYGMPVGTEYEEVGFGFNKSVITGLARERYGFDGIVCTDWGLLSDAVMMGEPFPARAWGVEHLSVKDRMAKVIDAGVDQFGGENIPELLVQLVREGRLTEQRMDESARRLLREKFVLGLFDKPMVDEEAAGRIVGNDEFRAAGEQAQREALTLLTNNNVLPLARNIKVYVEGFAPEAAAAYGEVVATPEQADVALLRLQAPFEPRPGMFESFFHQGSLAYPQDEVDRINALCAKVPTVLEIYLDRPAILTPFADMAAALMVDFGASDEAVLDVLFGASHARGKLPFELPSSMNAVVESRPDMPFDTAAPLFPFGHGIAL
- a CDS encoding type IV toxin-antitoxin system AbiEi family antitoxin domain-containing protein — its product is MTTQIERKSPPVVAEIERLGKVARRKDLLSRGCTEWQLKQAEDAGAVRKVGRGYYALPGADPLDVRLAQHQARRTCFSKAAQIGLWVIEEPKITHVAAAHGRPVPGCVVHRVSGPQTLIDILRQCVHCGSEMEALAVLESAVVLKQCTIPQLRAAFSGRKDAKARAIIDMIDPQSMSIIETMARYYLRQEGYNVQCQYRVKGMGDVDMLIEGLLGLETDGVNFHDTQDGWVKDMVRNNMMLIEGLPCLRVTGSMVLHRPELMLDWVRQALATITAQGE